A single genomic interval of Rhodopseudomonas palustris harbors:
- the mdlC gene encoding benzoylformate decarboxylase: MPAKKSKQPNAAVTTVKSATLDLLRAFKIDKVFGNPGSTELPFLSDWPDDIDYVLALQEASAVAMADGYAQATRNAGFVNLHSAAGVGNALGNIYSAFKNQTPLVITAGQQARSLLPLQAFLGAERASEFPRPYVKYSVEPARAEDVPAAIARAYYVAMQPPCGPTFVSVPIDDWVRPAAPVPPRTITREIGPDRTAMQAVADALAKAKKPALVVGPAVDRAAAVGPMVQLAERAKAPVWVSPFSARCSFPERHPLFAGFLPASPGQLSETLGAYDVIVVIGSPVFTFHVEGHAAIFDGSSQLFQITDDAEAASVTPLGTSIIATMTPALTLLLELLPETKRAAPPARAVPPAPRPAEPMPVEYLLHTLRAAMPESAMLVEEAPSHRPAMQKYMPMPGQDSFATMASGGLGWSLPASVGFALAHPNRRTVCLIGDGSAMYSIQALWTAAQRKLPLTVVVLNNGGYGAMRSFSQVMQVRNVPGLELPGIDFTTLAQSLGCDAVRVTRSEELAPALTRALAGDGVSLVEAMLDTSVPMLYARNG; encoded by the coding sequence TTGCCCGCGAAGAAGTCCAAGCAGCCGAACGCTGCTGTCACGACCGTTAAATCCGCCACGCTCGACCTGCTGCGCGCCTTCAAGATCGACAAGGTGTTCGGCAATCCCGGCTCGACCGAGCTTCCGTTCCTCAGCGACTGGCCGGACGATATCGACTACGTGCTGGCGCTGCAGGAAGCTTCGGCGGTGGCGATGGCGGATGGCTACGCGCAGGCGACGCGCAACGCCGGCTTCGTCAATCTGCATTCGGCCGCCGGCGTCGGCAATGCGCTCGGCAACATCTACAGCGCGTTCAAGAACCAGACGCCGCTGGTAATCACCGCCGGGCAGCAAGCCCGCAGCCTGCTGCCGCTGCAGGCATTCCTGGGCGCCGAGCGCGCCTCCGAGTTTCCACGGCCTTATGTGAAGTACAGCGTCGAGCCGGCGCGCGCCGAGGACGTGCCCGCCGCGATCGCCCGTGCCTACTACGTCGCGATGCAGCCGCCGTGCGGGCCGACCTTCGTGTCGGTACCGATCGACGATTGGGTGCGGCCGGCGGCGCCGGTGCCGCCGCGCACGATCACCCGCGAGATCGGCCCGGACCGCACAGCGATGCAGGCGGTCGCCGACGCGCTGGCCAAAGCCAAGAAGCCGGCGCTGGTGGTCGGGCCCGCGGTCGATCGCGCCGCCGCGGTCGGTCCGATGGTGCAGCTCGCTGAGCGGGCCAAGGCGCCGGTGTGGGTCTCGCCCTTTTCGGCGCGCTGCAGTTTCCCTGAACGGCATCCGCTGTTCGCCGGCTTCCTGCCCGCCTCGCCGGGACAACTCTCCGAAACGCTCGGCGCCTACGACGTGATCGTGGTGATCGGCTCGCCGGTGTTCACCTTTCATGTCGAAGGCCACGCCGCGATCTTCGACGGAAGCTCGCAGCTGTTCCAGATCACCGACGATGCCGAAGCCGCATCCGTGACGCCGCTCGGCACCAGCATCATCGCGACGATGACCCCTGCCCTGACGCTGCTGCTGGAGTTGCTGCCGGAAACCAAGCGTGCCGCACCGCCGGCCCGCGCGGTGCCACCAGCACCCCGGCCAGCCGAGCCGATGCCGGTGGAGTATCTGCTGCACACCCTCCGCGCCGCGATGCCGGAGAGCGCCATGTTGGTCGAGGAAGCGCCGTCGCATCGCCCGGCGATGCAGAAATACATGCCGATGCCGGGCCAGGACAGTTTCGCCACGATGGCGAGCGGCGGCTTGGGCTGGTCGCTGCCGGCCTCGGTCGGTTTCGCGCTGGCGCATCCGAACCGCCGCACCGTCTGCCTGATCGGCGACGGCTCGGCGATGTACTCGATCCAGGCGCTGTGGACGGCCGCGCAGCGCAAGCTGCCGCTGACCGTGGTGGTGCTGAATAACGGCGGCTACGGCGCGATGCGCTCGTTCAGCCAGGTGATGCAGGTGCGGAACGTGCCCGGTCTGGAGCTGCCCGGGATCGACTTCACCACTCTGGCGCAATCGCTCGGCTGCGATGCGGTGCGGG
- a CDS encoding FAS1-like dehydratase domain-containing protein produces MTDVLDIDHLRQWIGRSEQATDFVTPQLVKGLRATLFLDIGKPQAGDAAPFTVHWCLGQPVYPMDQLGPDGHPTRGGFLPPVPLPRRMWAGGELQFVDALKVGDEVTRTSTIGDVTIKQGSTGTLCFVTVNHEITTPRGVAIRDRQDIVYRDVPPPSSAPAAPAKLAAAPPAAKHRESHLADPVLLFRYSALTFNGHRIHYDRDYVTKVEGYPGLIVHGPMQAALLVEFAAKLKGSVPKTFSYRGVQPLFDGADFSVNANETAAGLELWTANVDGVPTMKATASW; encoded by the coding sequence ATGACCGACGTGCTCGACATCGATCATCTGCGGCAATGGATCGGCCGCAGCGAACAGGCCACTGACTTCGTCACCCCGCAACTCGTGAAGGGCCTGCGCGCGACGCTGTTCCTCGACATCGGCAAACCGCAAGCCGGCGACGCTGCCCCCTTCACCGTGCATTGGTGCCTCGGCCAGCCGGTTTACCCGATGGACCAGCTCGGCCCGGACGGCCACCCGACCCGCGGCGGCTTCCTGCCGCCGGTGCCGCTGCCGCGGCGGATGTGGGCGGGCGGCGAACTGCAGTTCGTCGACGCGCTCAAGGTCGGCGACGAAGTGACCCGAACCTCCACGATCGGCGACGTGACGATCAAGCAGGGCTCGACCGGCACGCTGTGCTTCGTCACCGTCAATCACGAGATCACCACGCCCCGCGGCGTGGCGATCCGCGACCGCCAGGACATCGTGTATCGCGATGTCCCGCCGCCCTCGTCCGCCCCCGCAGCGCCGGCCAAGCTCGCGGCTGCGCCGCCGGCCGCCAAGCATCGCGAAAGCCACCTCGCCGATCCGGTGCTGCTGTTCCGTTATTCGGCGCTGACCTTCAACGGCCACCGCATTCACTACGACCGCGACTATGTCACCAAGGTCGAGGGCTATCCGGGCCTGATCGTGCACGGCCCGATGCAGGCCGCACTGCTGGTCGAATTCGCCGCCAAGCTCAAAGGCAGCGTGCCGAAGACCTTCAGCTATCGCGGCGTCCAGCCGCTGTTCGACGGCGCCGACTTCAGCGTCAACGCCAACGAGACCGCAGCCGGCCTCGAACTGTGGACCGCGAACGTCGACGGCGTGCCGACGATGAAGGCCACGGCGAGCTGGTAA